One bacterium DNA window includes the following coding sequences:
- the apbC gene encoding iron-sulfur cluster carrier protein ApbC, which yields MREALLEALGKVEDPDLHRDLVSLGMIRDLEEKDGVVSLRVVMTTPACPLKEKLEKDVKAALLAVPGVKEAKVTMDSEVRAGNRPGPGGRLEKVKNIIAVASGKGGVGKSTVAVNLALSLAQSGAKVGILDADIYGPSLPTLMGLKNTPPLVDEAKKKLIPLEKYGVKNMSIGFLMKDEDAAVWRGPMIGRMLQQFIEDVAWEELDYLVIDLPPGTGDAQLSISQLIPISGAVIVTTPQDVALADVVRGVAMFKKVQIPILGVVENMSFFSCPHCQGRSDIFSHGGGQKKAQELGVPFLGEIPIDLDTRIGSDEGKPIVVAKPDSEGAKRFKEFASRTAAELSIANAKQPKLNF from the coding sequence ATGCGAGAGGCTTTGCTTGAAGCCTTGGGAAAAGTCGAGGATCCCGACCTCCACCGGGACCTGGTGTCCCTGGGGATGATCCGGGACCTCGAGGAAAAGGACGGCGTCGTTTCGCTGCGGGTCGTCATGACCACGCCGGCCTGCCCCTTGAAGGAGAAGCTGGAGAAGGACGTCAAAGCCGCCCTGTTGGCGGTGCCAGGAGTGAAGGAAGCGAAGGTGACCATGGATTCCGAAGTGAGAGCGGGCAACCGGCCCGGCCCCGGCGGCCGGCTGGAGAAAGTCAAAAACATCATCGCGGTGGCGAGCGGCAAGGGCGGCGTCGGCAAATCGACCGTCGCGGTGAACCTGGCGCTATCGCTGGCCCAGAGCGGCGCCAAGGTCGGCATCCTCGACGCCGACATCTATGGCCCGTCCCTGCCGACCTTGATGGGCCTCAAGAACACCCCGCCGCTGGTCGACGAGGCCAAGAAGAAATTGATCCCGCTGGAAAAGTACGGCGTGAAGAACATGAGCATCGGCTTCCTGATGAAGGACGAGGACGCCGCGGTGTGGCGCGGGCCGATGATCGGCCGGATGCTCCAGCAATTCATCGAGGACGTCGCCTGGGAGGAGCTCGACTACCTAGTCATCGACTTGCCGCCGGGGACCGGCGACGCCCAGCTCTCGATCTCCCAGCTCATACCGATCTCGGGCGCGGTCATCGTCACCACTCCCCAAGACGTGGCCCTGGCCGACGTGGTCCGGGGCGTCGCGATGTTCAAGAAGGTTCAAATCCCGATCTTGGGCGTGGTCGAGAACATGAGCTTCTTCTCCTGCCCCCACTGCCAGGGCCGCAGCGATATTTTCAGCCACGGCGGCGGCCAAAAGAAGGCCCAGGAGCTGGGGGTCCCCTTCTTGGGCGAGATTCCGATCGACCTCGACACCCGGATCGGCAGCGACGAGGGCAAGCCGATCGTCGTCGCCAAGCCCGATTCGGAGGGCGCCAAGCGCTTCAAGGAATTCGCCTCGCGGACCGCGGCCGAGCTGTCGATCGCCAACGCTAAGCAGCCGAAATTGAATTTTTGA